A DNA window from Actinomycetota bacterium contains the following coding sequences:
- a CDS encoding sugar kinase, translated as MTAPSVVTFGEAMALLTSEQVGPLRAARTFSLSVAGAESNVAVGLRRLGIASAWCGRLGDDELGRMIVERLRAEQVDVRGVTWSRTEPTGLMLKERRTSETVRVVYYRRGSAASRIEAGHLDPDLIRSAAVLHLTGITPALSERAAAAVWLACDIARKADVLISVDVNHRSALWGTDEAVPVLRELVGRSDIVFATAEEASMILGSQAEPDALAARLVAMGAQEAVVKTGESGAVALAAGRVYAQEARRVTVVDPVGAGDAFVAGYLAGWLEEAAPADRLRQAVDMGSYAVTVPGDCDGLPTREELAAFGGPDIQR; from the coding sequence GTGACGGCGCCCTCCGTCGTGACGTTCGGCGAGGCCATGGCTCTGCTCACCTCGGAGCAGGTCGGTCCGCTCCGCGCGGCCCGGACCTTCTCGCTGTCCGTGGCTGGAGCCGAGTCGAACGTGGCGGTCGGCCTGCGCCGGCTCGGGATCGCGTCGGCCTGGTGCGGGAGGCTGGGAGACGACGAGCTGGGCCGGATGATCGTGGAACGCCTGCGGGCGGAGCAGGTGGACGTCCGCGGTGTGACCTGGTCCCGCACGGAACCCACCGGTCTGATGCTCAAGGAGCGCCGGACCTCGGAGACGGTCCGCGTCGTCTACTACCGCAGGGGGAGCGCCGCGTCGCGGATCGAGGCCGGGCACCTGGACCCGGACCTGATCCGGTCGGCCGCCGTCCTGCACCTGACCGGGATCACGCCGGCCCTCAGCGAGAGGGCCGCGGCCGCCGTCTGGCTCGCCTGTGACATCGCCCGGAAGGCGGATGTCCTGATCAGCGTCGATGTGAACCACCGGTCCGCCCTGTGGGGGACAGACGAGGCGGTGCCCGTCCTGCGGGAGCTCGTCGGCCGAAGCGACATCGTCTTCGCGACCGCCGAGGAGGCGTCGATGATCCTGGGCAGCCAGGCCGAGCCGGATGCGCTCGCCGCCCGGCTGGTCGCGATGGGAGCCCAGGAGGCGGTCGTGAAGACAGGGGAGTCCGGTGCGGTCGCGCTCGCGGCCGGTCGCGTCTACGCGCAGGAGGCGCGGCGCGTGACGGTGGTCGACCCCGTCGGCGCGGGGGACGCGTTCGTCGCCGGATACCTCGCCGGGTGGCTCGAGGAGGCCGCGCCGGCGGACCGGCTCCGGCAGGCGGTGGATATGGGCAGCTACGCGGTCACGGTCCCGGGCGACTGCGACGGGCTCCCGACCAGGGAAGAGCTCGCCGCGTTCGGGGGCCCCGACATCCAACGCTGA
- a CDS encoding bifunctional 4-hydroxy-2-oxoglutarate aldolase/2-dehydro-3-deoxy-phosphogluconate aldolase, whose protein sequence is MPDLPAFLEQRVFAILRASDGALVADAIDAVVGAGMHTVEVTLTTPGAEQAISEARRRHGDRVHVGAGTVLDERDVRRAVDAGAAFCVSPIVDVAMIEACVRAGVPAVPGTATPTEMVAATRAGATACKVFPSRPDGPSFIRQILAPLPDLVLVPTGGVEIGEVRAYLDAGAAAVGLGSSLLVDALRTGDMRALADRAAAVLGAVR, encoded by the coding sequence GTGCCCGACCTGCCTGCCTTCCTCGAACAGCGCGTCTTCGCGATCCTGCGCGCGTCCGACGGCGCCCTGGTCGCCGACGCCATCGACGCCGTCGTGGGCGCGGGGATGCACACCGTGGAGGTCACGCTGACGACGCCCGGAGCCGAGCAGGCGATCTCGGAGGCGCGGCGCAGACACGGCGATCGGGTGCATGTGGGTGCGGGGACGGTGCTCGACGAGCGGGACGTCCGCCGCGCGGTGGACGCGGGAGCCGCCTTCTGCGTCTCCCCGATCGTGGACGTGGCGATGATCGAGGCGTGCGTGCGCGCGGGGGTGCCCGCCGTGCCGGGGACGGCCACCCCGACGGAGATGGTCGCCGCAACCCGCGCCGGCGCCACCGCCTGCAAGGTGTTCCCCTCCCGCCCGGACGGCCCGTCGTTCATCCGCCAGATCCTCGCCCCGCTCCCGGACCTCGTCCTCGTGCCCACCGGGGGGGTCGAGATCGGCGAGGTCCGCGCGTACCTGGACGCGGGGGCGGCCGCCGTGGGGCTGGGCTCCTCGCTCCTCGTGGACGCGCTGCGGACCGGCGATATGCGGGCGCTGGCCGACCGGGCGGCCGCGGTCCTCGGAGCCGTCAGGTGA
- a CDS encoding DUF4399 domain-containing protein, with amino-acid sequence MRSAVRAMVALGVVVGAAWPLAVGAQGSPSVRITAPRDGATVRGPQVEVRVQVQNFRTVDGGTEVRPGEGHAHILVNQQAPRPGEPVPQGEGYVHLGSAPYDRRTIDLPPGRHTLTAVLGDSAHRVLDPVAAHTVTVTVQDTSPAAPTRPANTGDGSLASEGPPLAVVMVLLLGLGAVAARVVRARI; translated from the coding sequence ATGAGGTCGGCGGTGCGGGCGATGGTGGCTCTCGGAGTGGTGGTCGGGGCGGCGTGGCCCCTCGCGGTCGGCGCGCAGGGGTCGCCGTCGGTGCGCATCACGGCGCCGCGGGACGGGGCGACGGTCCGGGGGCCGCAGGTGGAGGTCCGGGTCCAGGTGCAGAACTTCCGGACGGTGGACGGGGGGACGGAGGTCCGTCCGGGCGAAGGGCACGCCCACATCCTCGTGAACCAGCAGGCGCCGCGGCCGGGAGAGCCGGTCCCGCAGGGAGAGGGGTACGTCCACCTGGGGAGCGCGCCGTACGACCGGCGGACGATCGACCTGCCGCCCGGACGCCACACGCTCACCGCCGTCCTGGGAGACTCCGCGCACCGCGTCCTCGACCCGGTCGCGGCTCACACGGTCACCGTCACCGTGCAGGACACCTCCCCCGCCGCGCCGACACGGCCCGCGAACACCGGGGACGGCTCGCTCGCCAGCGAGGGTCCTCCGCTCGCGGTCGTGATGGTGCTGCTGCTGGGGCTGGGAGCCGTGGCCGCGCGAGTGGTGAGGGCGCGGATCTAG
- a CDS encoding proline dehydrogenase family protein, with protein sequence MSTFEGEVQELARRITQAGASERTRVFKMSWASERMLDWAMANPAFKTQLFRFVDVFPACRDDADVLRHLEEYFEGVDAPSLLEFGLDAAAHVPFGRRITASIARRNIERMANQFIAGSTPAEALPRLERLWRVGEASTVDLLGEKTVTDAEGERYAQRVLEMMDALVAGTASWSDDPQLERDPWGDVPRVNVSVKATALSPFFAPLTGDRGIEDAYRRLRPTLERAREAGATVHIDTEHYDVKDLTFELVRRIGEDHPDGPQIGCVVQAYLKDSHDDLASLIEWSGRTLRTPLQIRLVKGAYWDYETIHATAEGWPVPVYEEKDQTDANYERCVETLLDGAGRVRPAFASHNVRSLAYAIAAARARGLHDTAIELQLLYGMAEPVHAALRRFGLRVRVYAPVGELVPGMAYLVRRLLENTSNESFIRHRFAEGKALDQLIAPPDPGPLPVLPAPEPLDRLTDPDAAPDFVNEPPAEFRRGAVRDRMREAVAGVRLGFEVPAIVGGERIRTAGRIDSVDPGDHGRLVCTSARAGTDLADRAVELAKEAFPAWRSTPARERGRVMFRAAATMRRRRLELASLICYEAGKPWAEADGDVAEAIDFLEYYGRQAIKLSEGVPVLQLPGETNTYRYQPRGVGAVISPWNFPLAIPTGQVAAPLVTGNCVVFKPAEQTPGVALQLVEILHAAGCPPDVLAFLPGIGEEVGAHLVDHPDVSFVNFTGSKAVGLRIVERAAIHRPGQEHVKRVVAEMGGKNALLVDTDADLDQAVPAIVSSAFGYAGQKCSAASRVIGIGPVFDELVDRLVGASRVIPVGHATEMSTVTGPVIDADAYERFGTYRELADKEGDVVLARDDVPDGGWYAGPTLMLTDNPRCRTATEEIFGPLAVVMRADDFDHALALANDSPYALTGGLFSRSPVNIRRATESFRAGNLYINRSITGALVGRQPFGGFGLSGVGSKAGGPDYLLQFVEPRVVTENTIRQGFAPLDD encoded by the coding sequence GTGTCCACGTTCGAGGGGGAGGTCCAGGAGCTCGCCCGCCGCATCACGCAGGCGGGAGCCTCGGAGCGCACACGCGTCTTCAAGATGTCGTGGGCGTCCGAGCGGATGCTCGACTGGGCGATGGCCAACCCCGCCTTCAAGACGCAGCTCTTCCGCTTCGTGGACGTCTTCCCCGCCTGCCGCGACGACGCCGACGTCCTCCGCCACCTCGAGGAGTACTTCGAGGGGGTCGACGCGCCGTCGCTCCTGGAGTTCGGACTCGACGCAGCGGCGCACGTCCCGTTCGGCCGGCGGATCACCGCGTCTATCGCGCGGCGCAACATCGAGCGGATGGCGAACCAGTTCATCGCCGGGTCCACCCCCGCCGAGGCGCTCCCCCGGCTCGAGCGGCTCTGGCGGGTCGGGGAGGCCTCCACCGTCGACCTGCTCGGGGAGAAGACGGTCACCGACGCGGAGGGCGAGCGATACGCGCAGCGCGTCCTCGAGATGATGGACGCGCTGGTCGCGGGGACCGCCTCCTGGTCCGACGACCCGCAGCTCGAGCGCGACCCGTGGGGGGATGTCCCTCGGGTGAACGTGTCCGTGAAGGCCACGGCGCTCTCACCGTTCTTCGCCCCCCTCACGGGAGACCGCGGGATAGAGGACGCCTACCGGCGGCTGCGGCCGACGCTCGAACGCGCCAGGGAGGCGGGCGCGACCGTCCATATCGACACGGAGCACTACGACGTGAAGGACCTGACCTTCGAGCTCGTCCGGCGCATCGGCGAGGACCACCCGGACGGACCGCAGATCGGGTGCGTCGTCCAGGCCTACCTGAAAGACTCCCACGACGACCTGGCCTCGTTGATCGAGTGGTCCGGACGGACCCTGCGCACCCCGCTGCAGATCCGGCTCGTGAAGGGCGCCTACTGGGACTACGAGACGATCCACGCGACGGCGGAGGGGTGGCCGGTCCCCGTCTACGAGGAGAAGGACCAGACGGACGCCAACTACGAGCGCTGCGTCGAGACGCTGCTCGACGGGGCCGGCCGGGTGCGTCCTGCGTTCGCGAGCCACAACGTCCGGTCGCTCGCGTACGCGATCGCGGCCGCCCGGGCGCGCGGGCTGCACGACACCGCCATCGAGCTGCAGCTCCTGTACGGCATGGCGGAGCCGGTCCATGCTGCGCTGCGGCGCTTCGGGCTCCGCGTCCGCGTTTACGCGCCGGTCGGCGAGCTCGTGCCCGGGATGGCCTACCTCGTCCGGCGCCTCCTCGAGAACACGTCCAACGAGTCGTTCATCCGGCACCGGTTCGCCGAGGGGAAGGCGCTCGACCAGCTGATCGCCCCACCCGACCCGGGCCCCCTGCCCGTCCTCCCCGCGCCGGAGCCGCTGGACCGGCTCACCGACCCGGACGCCGCACCCGACTTCGTGAACGAGCCGCCCGCCGAGTTCCGCCGAGGGGCGGTCCGCGACCGGATGCGCGAGGCCGTGGCCGGTGTCCGGCTCGGGTTCGAGGTGCCGGCGATCGTCGGCGGCGAGCGGATCCGGACCGCGGGCCGCATCGACTCGGTCGACCCAGGCGACCACGGCCGGCTCGTCTGCACGTCGGCGCGCGCCGGGACCGACCTGGCCGACCGAGCCGTCGAGCTCGCCAAGGAGGCGTTCCCGGCCTGGCGGAGCACACCCGCCCGGGAGAGGGGACGCGTGATGTTCCGCGCGGCGGCGACGATGCGCCGCCGGCGCCTCGAGCTCGCCTCGCTCATCTGCTACGAGGCCGGAAAGCCCTGGGCCGAGGCCGACGGCGACGTCGCGGAGGCGATCGACTTCCTCGAGTACTACGGGAGGCAGGCGATCAAGCTCTCCGAGGGGGTCCCCGTCCTGCAGCTGCCCGGGGAGACGAACACGTACCGCTACCAGCCGCGGGGCGTGGGAGCGGTCATCTCCCCCTGGAACTTCCCGTTGGCGATCCCCACCGGGCAGGTCGCCGCGCCGCTGGTTACCGGCAACTGCGTGGTGTTCAAGCCGGCCGAGCAGACCCCGGGCGTCGCCCTGCAGCTCGTCGAGATCCTCCACGCCGCGGGCTGCCCCCCGGATGTCCTCGCCTTCCTGCCCGGGATCGGGGAGGAGGTCGGCGCGCACCTCGTCGACCACCCGGACGTGTCGTTCGTCAACTTCACCGGCTCGAAGGCGGTGGGTCTGCGCATCGTCGAGCGAGCGGCGATCCACCGGCCCGGACAGGAGCACGTGAAGCGCGTGGTCGCCGAGATGGGAGGCAAGAACGCGCTGCTGGTGGACACCGACGCCGACCTCGACCAGGCCGTGCCGGCCATCGTCTCGAGCGCGTTCGGCTACGCCGGACAGAAGTGCTCGGCCGCCTCCCGGGTCATCGGGATCGGACCCGTCTTCGACGAGCTCGTGGACCGCCTCGTGGGAGCCTCCCGGGTGATACCCGTCGGACACGCCACGGAGATGTCCACCGTCACCGGCCCCGTCATCGACGCGGACGCGTACGAGAGGTTCGGCACGTACCGGGAGCTGGCGGACAAGGAGGGGGACGTCGTCCTCGCGCGCGATGACGTCCCGGACGGCGGCTGGTACGCGGGACCGACGCTCATGCTCACCGACAACCCCCGGTGCCGGACCGCCACCGAGGAGATCTTCGGACCCCTGGCCGTCGTCATGCGGGCCGACGACTTCGACCACGCCCTCGCCCTGGCCAACGACAGCCCGTACGCGCTGACCGGCGGGCTCTTCTCGCGCTCGCCGGTGAACATCAGGCGCGCGACCGAGTCGTTCCGGGCCGGGAACCTGTACATCAACCGCTCGATCACGGGAGCCCTCGTCGGGCGGCAGCCCTTCGGCGGGTTCGGCCTGTCGGGCGTGGGCTCGAAGGCCGGGGGCCCCGACTACCTGCTGCAGTTCGTGGAGCCGCGGGTCGTGACGGAGAACACGATCCGCCAGGGCTTCGCCCCGCTCGACGACTGA
- a CDS encoding thiamine pyrophosphate-dependent enzyme — protein METRERVGKHRGVPAEEAIQDFKLACMSRFLDDREITLHKQSKVFFQISGAGHESLYLGLARHLDHTKDWFFPYYRDRALMLGLGVSPADILRQAVGAADDPASGGRQMPCHWGFADRNVVTQSSATASQANPAVGCAEAGRYIIRRPGLKHLKAHPDEVVYMSIGEGACAEGEFWEAVSSAATLHLPVLFVVADNGYAISVRSDDQFPAPISEIARGFRGLAVTKIDGTDYFEVRRKGAKAIARVRAGEGPALIHARVTRPYSHSMSDDQKKYRTPADLEEEALNDPINKLENELVGSGVLTAEEAAAIREEAKQIVAEAGREALEAPRPDPATVLHHLTDPLPPEITEGEPGGEGDPITMGDAINRTLHDEMGRDERIRVFGEDVADAYEDVLADVRGKGGVFGITFGLQRKYGMARVFNTPLAEANIIGRAVGQGVRGLRPCPEIQFFDYIWPAMTQIRTEAATIRWRSNGAFSSPMVIRVATGGYLQGGSIWHSQCGESIFAHTPGIHVCFPSRARDAVGLLRYAFRHANDPVLFCEHKHLYRQMHNRDPYPDDDYVIPFGKGTYVQRGDDVTVVTYGATVWRSAQAAKELAREDVSVEIIDLRTISPWDKEIVAESIRKTSRVVVVHEDTQTAGFGAEIAAWITENLFWDLDAPVKRVTALDTWVAYEPKLEDAILPQASDIAAALREIVEI, from the coding sequence ATGGAGACCAGGGAGCGCGTGGGTAAGCACCGGGGTGTGCCGGCCGAGGAGGCCATCCAGGACTTCAAGCTGGCCTGCATGTCGCGGTTCCTGGACGACCGGGAGATCACGCTCCACAAGCAGAGCAAGGTCTTCTTCCAGATCTCCGGGGCCGGTCACGAGTCGCTCTACCTGGGTCTGGCTCGCCACCTCGACCACACGAAGGACTGGTTCTTCCCCTACTACCGCGACCGCGCCCTCATGCTCGGGCTCGGGGTGTCGCCCGCGGACATCCTCCGCCAGGCGGTCGGCGCCGCCGACGACCCCGCCTCCGGCGGGCGCCAGATGCCCTGCCACTGGGGGTTCGCCGACCGCAACGTCGTCACCCAGTCGAGCGCCACCGCCTCCCAGGCGAACCCCGCCGTCGGGTGCGCAGAGGCGGGCCGCTACATAATCCGCCGGCCCGGGTTGAAGCACCTGAAGGCTCACCCCGACGAGGTCGTCTACATGTCGATCGGCGAGGGCGCCTGCGCGGAGGGGGAGTTCTGGGAGGCCGTCTCGTCGGCCGCGACCCTGCACCTCCCGGTGCTGTTCGTGGTCGCCGACAACGGCTACGCCATCTCGGTGCGATCCGACGACCAGTTCCCCGCGCCGATCTCCGAGATCGCCCGCGGGTTCCGGGGGCTGGCGGTCACGAAGATCGACGGCACCGACTACTTCGAGGTCCGCCGCAAGGGAGCGAAGGCGATCGCCCGGGTCCGGGCCGGTGAGGGTCCCGCGCTGATCCACGCCAGGGTGACCCGTCCCTACTCGCACTCCATGTCCGACGACCAGAAGAAGTACCGGACGCCGGCCGATCTCGAGGAGGAGGCGCTCAACGACCCGATCAACAAGCTCGAGAACGAGCTCGTCGGCTCGGGCGTGCTGACCGCCGAGGAGGCGGCCGCCATCCGCGAGGAGGCCAAGCAGATCGTGGCGGAGGCCGGCCGCGAGGCGCTGGAGGCCCCCCGTCCGGACCCGGCCACCGTGCTGCACCACCTCACGGACCCGCTCCCCCCCGAGATCACGGAGGGGGAGCCGGGCGGCGAGGGCGACCCGATCACGATGGGAGACGCCATCAACCGCACCCTGCACGACGAGATGGGGCGCGACGAGCGGATCCGGGTGTTCGGGGAGGACGTGGCGGACGCGTACGAGGACGTCCTGGCCGATGTGCGCGGCAAGGGAGGCGTCTTCGGCATCACGTTCGGGCTCCAGCGCAAGTACGGGATGGCCCGGGTGTTCAACACGCCTCTCGCGGAGGCCAACATCATCGGGCGGGCCGTCGGGCAGGGCGTGCGGGGCCTGCGGCCGTGTCCGGAGATCCAGTTCTTCGACTACATCTGGCCGGCGATGACCCAGATACGCACGGAGGCGGCGACCATCCGCTGGCGCTCCAACGGCGCCTTCAGCTCGCCGATGGTGATCCGCGTGGCGACCGGCGGCTACCTCCAGGGCGGGTCGATCTGGCACAGCCAGTGCGGGGAGTCGATCTTCGCCCACACCCCCGGGATCCACGTCTGCTTCCCGTCGCGGGCCCGCGACGCGGTCGGGCTGCTCCGCTACGCCTTCCGCCACGCGAACGACCCGGTCCTGTTCTGCGAGCACAAGCACCTGTACCGGCAGATGCACAACCGCGACCCCTACCCCGACGACGACTACGTGATCCCGTTCGGGAAGGGGACCTACGTCCAGCGCGGCGACGACGTCACGGTCGTCACCTACGGGGCAACCGTGTGGCGGTCAGCGCAGGCGGCGAAGGAGCTCGCGCGGGAGGACGTGTCGGTCGAGATCATCGATCTGCGCACGATCTCCCCCTGGGACAAGGAGATCGTGGCCGAGTCGATCCGCAAGACGAGCCGGGTGGTCGTCGTGCACGAGGACACGCAGACGGCTGGGTTCGGAGCCGAGATCGCCGCCTGGATCACCGAGAACCTGTTCTGGGACCTCGACGCCCCCGTGAAGCGGGTGACGGCCCTGGACACGTGGGTGGCCTACGAGCCCAAGCTCGAGGACGCGATCCTCCCGCAGGCGTCGGACATCGCCGCCGCCCTGCGCGAGATCGTCGAGATCTAG